The sequence ATGCTAACAGATAGTTGGCTGAACCTTTTGTTTTTTGATTTCGAAGCCTTGACCTACAACCACCCATAAAATATAGCCAACCTAGAAGATAAGGTCATTGATGAAGTTCTTAGTGATACAAGCCTTTGGCCTTCAGGAAAATAAACTTTCAGCCAGATGGATGAAAAATCACACAATTATGGTATCATAGAGTTTTTTGTTTCTTTGACTTTGAGGCCTTGACTAGCAACCACCCAGATCCTAAAAAAAAGACCATAGAGGATAATGTTGGTGACAAAGTTTTTGGCGATACATGCCCTTTAGCCCTTATTAGGAAAATCATTGTGATGGAATTTTGTGGCATACATGATTTTGATATTGCAATGTCAACTGTTAAGGGCTTCGGTAATCTAAAGCCGGATGGATAccttcttttttatattttttccttgcTAGATGGATGAAAAAACACACAATGAATGCTAACACAGAGTTGACTAAACGTCTTGTTTtccgcaaaaaaaagaagaaagactaAACGTCTTGTTCCTTTGAGTTCGAAGCCTTGACCTGCAACAACCCAGAAAAAGACAGCTAATCTAGAGGATAACAGTGTTGACAATGTTTTTAGCGATACAAGCCATTTAGCCCTTAGAAACACAGCTCGCGTGCATATATGTAGAAAATTAAGCCGTTTAGTCTGCCCACAGTAGTCCTGGCCATCTccgcccggccctgtcggcccacccaggcccggccctaaaatccagggcctaggcctgatgggcttgcccgtgggccaggcttgggcctgagttttgagcccaccagcagggcctggacgggcttggacTTGGCATATtgacattttaaggaagaggcTCGGCCCACGGCCCTAAACCCTAAGGACTTTTTGGGGCTTTTTATCAGAtaggccgggcttgggcttgaaaagtaggcccgatggtagggcccGGGCCTCAGTTTTCTGTTGTGGGCTTTTTTAGGtccggcccaagcccggcccatggccaggtatagccCACGGCTAGCTTCTCTGACGGTTCACTTATATTGAAGGGCCCGTCTAGGACACatttagatgtgacatagttatgtcatatCTAACCTGATGTTCATTATGTTTGTGGTCAAATTTTTTTTGTTCAAGCTTTTTTTTTCTTGTTGCTGCGTTATTTGTGGAGCTTAGATGTGGCATCCTTAGAAAACATTTAGATGTGAATTAGGCAAACTGTATATTGAACTCATGCTCGCGCGGAAACGTGCAAGGTTTACCATGCCGTGAGACTTGACCTCAAGCCTACTTAAGGCCTCGCTTGTCTCTGTTGGCTACAACCCCAGGCAACCAATCATcaagagaaaaatgaaaatgacAATGTCACGAGTGCAAAAAAGAGCAATGGAAAGTTTGCTCGTGGTTCTCTCACTAGGAGTCCTCGTCCAGCTCGCCGGCTGCAGCCCTCCGCCGGACCCAGTGATGTGCACGCATGGCACGTCCAACTGCACCATCACCAACACGTACGGCTCCTTCACGGACCGCACCATCTGCCGCGCGGCCAAGGTCACCTACCCGCGGACCGAGCAGGAGCTCGTCGCGGCCGTGGCGGCCGTGGCGTCCACGAAACAGAAGGTGAGGGTGGCCACCAAGCACTCCCACAGCATTCCCAAGCTGGCGTGCCCCGGCGGCGACGACGGCACCATCATAAGCACGGCGCAGCTCAACCGGACGGTGCGCGTCGACGCAGCGAAGCGGCTCATGACGGTGGAGAGCGGCATGCTCCTCCGGGACCTGGTCGAGGCCGCTGCCGCCGCGGGGCTGTCCCTGCCGCACTCCCCGTACTGGCACGGCCTCACCATCGGGGGCCTCTTGAGCACGGGAGCGCACGGGAGCTCGCTGTGGGGGAAGGGAGGCGCCGCGCACGAGTACGTGGTCGGGCTGAGGATCGTAACTCCGGCGCCGGCGAGCCAGGGGTTCGCCGTGGTGAGGGAGCTCGGGGCTGACCACCCGGACCTGGACGCGGCGAAGGTCTCCCTTGGGGTTCTCGGCGTCATCTCTCATGTGACTCTGGCCATGCAGCCGTTGTTCAAGCGGTCAGTGACGCTCGTGAAGCGCGACGACTCGGACTTCCAGGAGCAGGTGGCTCGGTGGGGTCATCTTCATGAGTACGGCGACATAACGTGGCTGCCGCACGAGGGCAAGGTGATCTACCGCCAGGACGACCGCGTCGACGTCTCCACCCCGGGCAATGGCCTCTACGATTTGCCACTTTTCCGCATCAGCCCCACCCGCGACCTCATCGATGCAAGAACCGCCGAAGAGCGGCTGCAGGAGAATGGGACCGACACCGCCCGGTGCGAGGCGGCGCAGCAGCAGGCGGCCGCGTCGGAGCGGCTGAATATATTCACCAACGATGGCGTCTCCTTCACGGGGTACCCGGTGGTGGGGTACCAGCACCACATCCAGGCGTCCGGCACGTGCCTCAATAGCCCAGAGGATGGCCTCCTCACTTCCTGCGCCTGGGACCCGCGCATCCAAGGCTCCTTCTTCGACAACTCCGGCTTCAGCATCCCGCTGTCCAAGGCACCGGCATTCGTCGCCGACATGCAACTTCTCCGGAACCTCAATCCGGACTTGTTTTGTTCTTCCGTCGACGTCAGGATAGGCGTGCTCCTACGATATGTGAAGGCGTCATCCGCTTATCTTGGCAAGCCGGAGGACTCGATCGGTGTCGACATCATCTTTTACCGGAGCCATACCGAAGGCATGCCGCGTGCGCATGCCGATATGGTGGACGAGATCGAGCAAATGGCGTTGCATAAGTACGGCGGCATCCCGCACTGGGGTAAGAGCCGTAATTTCGCCTTCGATGGTGCAATCACGAAGTACCCAAAAGTTCATGAGTTTCTTAGGGTGAAAGATAGGTACGACCCAGAGGGGCTCTTCTCCAACGAATGGACTAACAAGGTTCTCGGTATCAGTGGAAGTCCCAACATCATCAAAAAGCGTTGTGCCATTGAAGGACTTTGCGTCTGCTCCAACAACTCGCATTGTGCTCCGGAGCAAGGCTACTTCTGCAGGCCAGGGAAGGTGTATAAGGAAGCTCGTGTCTGCTCGTTCTTTAAGAATTATTAAGGATGTCAAATTTGGCAAAGCCGTACATTGCACCACGCCCATTTCCGGTTGCTTGTCAGACCTGAAAATAGTGATATGCTTTTCCTCGGTATATACGAGGATATATGTACTATGTTGTGGGCCGTCGCTACTTATGCCAACTATCAATCTATTCAATAATGATGTTTTAGTTTCTTGTTTGTCAATTATACTTTGCGAAAAGACACCGAGCCATCCACCTGTCCAACGGTTTAATGTTGTAACCTGCCGTATGATTTAATTTGATGTGGATCTTTCAATGTAAGAATGCATTAGATATCCCCCATAAAAGTGTATGGGGTCAGTTTATATCAGATTATTGGAGGAAAGATAAGTTTTATGTAGAAAATTAGATGTGCTGGTACCTTTGGTTTTCCTGGGCATGAACCAGTATGGTGGTGCTTGGAAACCCTGCTGGTTAAAGCATGCAGATAGTAGAATTCTCCCCTAAGAACTAACTTAAATCTCCCTCTCTAATTGCGATTTTAGCCATTCCAAATCTTACCGTAGGATGAAAGCTAGCATTAAAAACATAAAATAGTACTCCCtcggtaaagaaatataaaagcagtTAGATCACTATttcagtgatctaaacgctcttatatgtATTTACAGCTAGAGTAGCTACTTATTGATTACAGGGCGGATTGTCGCGCTGAATCCCTCATTCCACCGTCAGCTTCATTAACACTGCTGCCGAGAACCGCCTAAAGAAGGTAGTCACTGAAGCTTTTATCTCCTTCGCCATACACAGTAGCCCTCAAACACCTCCTCAGTAGGCCGCCTCGACCAGAACCTCCCTGTTGTCATGCCCTGGCAGCGGTGAGAAGGGTAGGCGacgggaggcggctagggttctcgGTCACCCGGCTCAAACCTCTCACTCACGAAGCATTGCGTTGATTAGAATGTTGGTGCGTACGTGCAGGACCCCAGTTTGTGGAGCCCTTCCTATATCATTATGTCACCCCTCAGTTTGCACAATTAAATTTAACGTCTGCCCTCCTTTTTATCCCTTTGTTCTAGTTACACATGCATTAAGTACGTACGGTCAGCTATCATATCTAGGTCTCGATAAACTGCGAGGGTTTTGTGCAAGATTTTCATACTAAGGAGTTGTCAGGTACGACATCTTTGTTTCACATGATGATGTAGTCAGAGTCCCGACTCAACTCctagaatcctacgacttcacGACCATACGGAAGCATTTGGATCCAAGTCCCACTATGAACCCGGATCTAGTAGAATCCATGTtgagtcgtgatccaaatcatagAATCCTATACAAAATTGTAGAATCAAGACTATGCTATGGACTATGTACGATTTTACTAATTTATCTAAGCCATTTGTTATGTTGTAGCAGAATAGTATGCCATCATCCAAACCACTTTCCACATGCATCATGGcctttattcccctcccaagcCCAAATGCATAGTCGTCAACACCTTTGATCTAGCTCTTAGAAACCGTAGATAAAAATTGAGGATCGGGCTTGTTAACAAATGGAATTGGTGGGAGAAGAAGGATGCTTCCAGATTGATCGGAGAAGGTGAACAAGACCCTTGGGTCAGCACTGCATGTCAGCTACACAAGTGATATGCTATTAACATAATCTAAAAAAAACCTACTAAGTATTTTTTGTGTGTGGAAGATTTAATTGTTCTATATATTTGCCTCTCATATATGTTCCATACATGCAAGCTAGATAGTAGGTTAGCCATGAAAAGATGTGGAATACAACTAGCATTTATGTGTATGTTTTTTGCTCTATATTAACCCATATAAATTTCTAACGTGGatacaaaatatcttatttgagtaaatctagtagaatccGCGATTCCACGACTCGATACTATGACTCGATTCTGCAAAAGGAAAATCGATCAGACTCTGAATCCCGATTCTGACTACCTTGACCATACAATAGTCAATCTTTTCATATGTAAGCAAGTTTCCAGGAATCACCCGTGTGTGGCATGTTTGTCTATGGTATACATATGCTGATTATGAGCCAAGAATTTTTTAATATACATTTTACCATGTTTTTCACTGGCTAGCTAGCTAGGCCGGTTGAGGTTGGTTATCTTttagagaaaagtatgtttttggccCCTCAAGTTCCCCAAAAGTATAAATTTTGTCCCTCAAATTTTTTTGGTATACATTTGGTCTTTCAATTCTCAAAACTGGATCCAAAACCAAATTTTAAGCACATTGACTGGGTTTGACCAGGTTTGAtagatgaacagtaaattcagaaaaatagcaaataaattcaaaaaaatgaaattttgtGGCAACCAAGTTGCTTGGATGCGCAAGGTGCGTGAAAATTTGTGTGGTGTTTCGACATTCGAGGAGATcgcggcaaaaaaaacaaattttggcTCACAAAAACAAGCCAaattttgcttttgctttttgctAGAAATCCTCGGATGTTATTTGACCACAAAAAATTACACACACCTAGCGCACCCAAGCATGTTGGTTGTCaatattttttgatatttttgatttttttaaatttactGTTCATCGATCAAACCTGGTCAACATGCTCAAAATCTGGTTTTTAACCAAACTTATCCGTTTTTGAGACTTGAAGGACCAAATGTATACCAaaaaaatcttgagggaccaagtctatacttttagggaacttgaaggaccaaaaacatacttttctctatcttttatatgttgatgact comes from Triticum aestivum cultivar Chinese Spring chromosome 5B, IWGSC CS RefSeq v2.1, whole genome shotgun sequence and encodes:
- the LOC123116692 gene encoding probable L-gulonolactone oxidase 1, whose amino-acid sequence is MKMTMSRVQKRAMESLLVVLSLGVLVQLAGCSPPPDPVMCTHGTSNCTITNTYGSFTDRTICRAAKVTYPRTEQELVAAVAAVASTKQKVRVATKHSHSIPKLACPGGDDGTIISTAQLNRTVRVDAAKRLMTVESGMLLRDLVEAAAAAGLSLPHSPYWHGLTIGGLLSTGAHGSSLWGKGGAAHEYVVGLRIVTPAPASQGFAVVRELGADHPDLDAAKVSLGVLGVISHVTLAMQPLFKRSVTLVKRDDSDFQEQVARWGHLHEYGDITWLPHEGKVIYRQDDRVDVSTPGNGLYDLPLFRISPTRDLIDARTAEERLQENGTDTARCEAAQQQAAASERLNIFTNDGVSFTGYPVVGYQHHIQASGTCLNSPEDGLLTSCAWDPRIQGSFFDNSGFSIPLSKAPAFVADMQLLRNLNPDLFCSSVDVRIGVLLRYVKASSAYLGKPEDSIGVDIIFYRSHTEGMPRAHADMVDEIEQMALHKYGGIPHWGKSRNFAFDGAITKYPKVHEFLRVKDRYDPEGLFSNEWTNKVLGISGSPNIIKKRCAIEGLCVCSNNSHCAPEQGYFCRPGKVYKEARVCSFFKNY